ACAGTTACTCCCCATGAGCATTTCTACTGCTGAAGACAAGCCTGGTAAAACTTCAGCTGCCCAACATACTGTTAGTGATTCACAACTTAAAAACAGCTGCTGGCACTTTAGATGATCGCTGTTCTAAAATAAATGTGTTCTCTTAACTTAGTTAACACAGTTATTAGACAATATTAGATATTTGCTGATATCTGGCATTTATAATGGGCCCTGTGAAGGATTCATGAGGAGACTCTGGAACAATGATGGCTTGTAGATGTTTTGCTGCTGTGGCTCAGGGACTTGGTAAGTTCTCACGCTCCAGATTCATCTGACCCACTATCTCCTCATTGCCACCACACCTCCCCACCCCAGGTTCTTCCCCACTGCATCCACCGAGCCTTCATTGTTGTTCTTGCCATGTGTGATGGAGATGATGGCGCCCAGCCCGATGGAGGCAACACTTTACAGTTCAGTCGAGCCCAGTTGATGGTCCTGCCTCCACTGGACTCAACCTCTAGCTCAGCCACCCTCTGCTGGTCTCTTATATTGCAGAGATAAAAAGTAATTTTGTCAAGACTGAATGTACTTCTATGTTTACAAACTGCTTGGGAACTCTGCATCTAAACTGTTGGCACCATAACTACTACTGCTGTGATAGCTAGTAGAAGTCAAATTCAAACACTAGCTAATTGTAGACTAAAATTGATTTGAAGCCCCACAAACATAGTGTGGCCAAATTTTTTTCTGCTATGCATCACAAGACTCATAATTATATGCACAATCCATTTCATGTTAAATTTTACTTTATGTATGTTATCCATAAAGCAAGTGAAGCTGCACTGAAGTTGTCAGTTTTGTGCTAAAGATAAATTACAATATCCACCAATTGCCCCTGAGCAAACACAGATCCCAGAGTATATCACCACTTTCATTTTTACTGCTACTGCTTCTACAGCATTATGATTTAGTTGTTTATTGTCCTCTCAGACCACCAGATAGAGGTGAATGTGGAGAAGGACTCAGACTCTGTCATACTGCCTTGCAAAACAAAACCTGACCTGCCTGAGGACACCACAGTGGAGTGGACTCACTCTGATACTGAACTCATGATAGTTCATGTATATTCAAACAGAAGTGACCAACTTAAAAAACAGGATGGcctttacagagaccgaacaaagatgaacaaagacctgctgagaactggagacctcagtctgaccctgaaataccccacagagagagacagtggaggatacatctgcaccatctacagggacaaagacatcctgagacagaaagtagtgctgcaggtcaaaggtcagtatTGTAGATGCAAATCAGAGGTTAATGCTATAGATTTAGTTCAGGATTCATgatttttttgaaaatgatgTCTCTACAGAACCATTTCCATCCTGGGCCAAAGCGCTCCTCATTCTCCTTGTTCTGGTTTTGGTTCTTGGGggtgttttatttcatttccgaCAAATTTTCAGAAAAGGTGAGCATCTTCTATTGAAGCTGAAGTAATAAAGAGTACAGACAGCTGATAGAACTGTAGAGAAACTTCCACTTTTGTTCAAGAAATCAGAAAACCCCCTTGAGACTTAGTCACTGATCAGTGAAGCTTCACAACatgactttatgactttattaAAGAGTGTATGTGCTTAACTCGATTGATCTGATCTCGTCCAACCACTGAGAACCTTTATACAAATTATTGACATGAGGTTTACAAGAGTTACAGTATACAATGTCTTATAAAGCAGctaactatttctccaggctaaatgatgatcctctaaatttgtgacacgccatttcctctccagcttacgagttatctgctttaggctacgtgtttgagaattataccacggagtcaggtacttctgatttgagaccttagttttcacaggagctacagtatccagagtcgtacgtagtgaggaggtaaaattattaacaagataatcgacctctgttggagtagcgttcagatagctgctctgctctatgttggtacagggcattgaagatgataacagtgggtggattatattcttaaacttagttacagcactttcagaaagacatctactgtgataaagtctactctccactgctgtgtaatcaattattgtaaatgtaaatgttatcaggaaatgatcagacagcagagggttttcaggaaacactgttaatgttcagtttctatgccatacgttaaaacaagatctagagtgtgattaaagtggtgggtgggttcttttacattttgagagaagccaattgagtctaataacagattaaatgcgatgttgaggctgtcatttttagcatctacatggatgttaaaatcacccacaataattattttatctgagctgagcactaaatcagataaaaagtctgagaaatcagagagaaactctgtgtaaggcccaggtggacgatagatgataacaagtaagactggtttctgagttttacagctggggtggacgaggctaagcatcaggctttcaaatgaattaaaagtctgtcttggtgttcttcagtctcagctgactgcaggtttccccaaccttataaacagtacatttgcacaatgaatggctgtgaggtcagttccttgaccattaatattaaaattgtcATGAACATTCACCAACAACCACTAATCAAAGTCCATTGATcaagacaaacaaaacaatcccATAAAGCCAACAAAGAGCTTCAGTTCAACAAAAAGTTTCAGAGGCCTGACCTCAATTCCACCAGTGGGGACAAAACAGTTTGGGCAACTATGACAACTATGGCAAAACAGTTCAGTACTGGGCCAAGTGTCCTGTTTTTtgaaaatcaaaatatggtcatcCTAATCTTCAGGGTCTCCAAAGCCAAAACAACAGACAAAAACCCTAGTttcccttaaaaaaaagaagaggctgAATTATAGAGTAAAACGAAAAGAAAAGTACAATTCCTCTGTGGCTGGCCACAAAACTTGACATTGCTCAGCTGTGGCAATCAGGTGCGGTAACCTGGAACAGAGATTGAGGGAGAGAGCAGCTCTCTTCCACGAAGTGGCTAAAAGTTCAGTAAACAACcagtattttggattaactgaaggcttttcagagagtttttaggacatgCTGATAATGCAGTAGTCCAGCCTTGGAGTAATAGATGCataaactagtttttcagcatcattctgagacaggatatttctagtTTAGAGATACTGTACAAATGGAAGGAAACAGTCttgcatatttgtttaatatgtccATTAAAGGAAATATCCTAGTTAAAAACACCAAGGTTCATCCTGATGTGTTCTTATTCTGGGGCAAGGTAATAAAGTTACTGTCATCACTAACAAATACCAGTCATCCTGTTAACCCACTACTACATCTTCTGCTTGAGGTTGCTTAGGAATGTGCAATAGGGAGTTAATACATGCagttctctttttgttttaaatcactGACCTATTGTACCTTTCTCCTTGTTCATTATGTTAACCTGTAGTGTCATTGGAAGGTTATGGTTATGCTGCAAAGGTGATATGTGTTGGTAGGGAGGGCGGGGTGAGGAGGGGGAGAAAAGGGACTTAGGGTTTGGGTTTGGGGTAATGTTCTCGGGAAACCCAATATATTGTATGTTTCTGGTGTGCTGTATAAGACAGTTTCCCTTTGTCCTTAAAGCAAATAAATATTGCATTATAAAAAACCCcaccaaggttcctcacagtgttactgaaggccaaggtaatgccatccagagtaagaatctggttagataccatatttctaagatttttagggccGAATACAatgacctcagttttatctgaatttagaagcagaaagtcATTTAGTCATCTTTATGTTTTTAAGTCATTCTTTTAATTCAACTAATTAATGGTATCATCTGGCTCATTGATGGGTAAAGTTGGGTGTCGTCTCCATAGCAGttaaaatgtatgctatgcttTCTAATGCAATAAAGCAAATGTGCTCATTGCTGCTGCTACCTCTGTCTTTACAGCTCATATTGTCCTTTGTAGTCTTCTTCGTTCTCCAGGTTGAGGTGGAGTCAGGGGctgagtctgtccagctgccctgcaAAACCACATTTTATTTACCTGAAGATGTTAAAGTGGAATGGACAGATAGAGACAACAGGACGATTCATGTGTATCATAgtggctctgaccagcctgatgAACAGGACTGGCTTTTCAAAGAACGAACAAGGATGAATAAAGACccgctgaaaactggagacctcagtttGACTGTGAACTACCCCATACAGTGGAACAGAGACATCtgcacctgcaccgtctacagcgGGGAGGGAAGCATCCTGATGAAGAAGCGAGTGAAGctgaaggtcagaggtcagtgacCTGTAACAGTGACctgtaaaatacaaaatgacCTGTAACAGgtcattttgtatttaaagGAACATATTTGAATTGCACTTCTTCTACATCATAATACAAACTAATGATTCACACATGTGGCCCTGGGTATTGAACTGGACCACAAACTGTGATTCACCTCACTGTTGATTCTCAGCAAAATATTAGCAAGTGCAGCAGTTTCAAGGGAAGAAGAAATTACTGTtaagcagcatattaaacagcCCTCCACcgaaagaacaaacaaacaaacaaaaatgaaacaaaacagtgcAATCAGACTCTGATCATCTCTAAACGTTTGAAAAGCTGCTTTTATTTCCTAGATTTCTGTCACCTGTTGTGATTTCATCTGGTTCCTTCCTCTAGTTTGTCTGCAACTATGTGtgtgcagacagcagcaggagcagtttttcaatgttttttgtCCTCTCAGActgtcaggtggaggtggaggaagggGTGGATTCTGTCCAGCTACCATTCAAAACCACTGGTGATCTACCTGGTGACACTAAAGTGGAGTGGAGACGCATTGAACCCAAAACACTTATGACTGTCCATATTTATCAGAATGGATCTGACCAGTCTGAAGAACAGAACCAGgattacagagaccgaacaaagatgaatgaagacctgctgaaaactggagacctcagtctgaccctgaaacaccccacagagagagacagtgggagATACAGATGTGGAGCTTACAGACGGGAGAGCAACATATGGAGGGAGAAAACAGTGCTACTTAGGGTCAAAGGTTTGACTGAgtgattgattgactgattgacTGAGTCTGACCGTGTCTTGTGTCTCTTCTGCAGGAGAGTTCAAATCGGGAATCAAAGAGGGGAGATCCAGCTCAGCTGATGCAACTCATCTGATagctgatcaatcagtttgatgCATGACTGATTTGATCAATAATCTAACAATAAGTGATGAAGCGAGGAGGACATACTGAATGTTATTTATGTCAAAACCAAGACTAAAAGTGCTAGATGAAAAAGTTACTTTAACAATGAAAGAGATTGATGTACACAGATAAAGCAGTTCGGTGTGTTCTCCTTTTCTGTGCTTTGATCGgctgtttatgtctgtgttgtCACTTGTCCTGACAACATCCCACTGGACAAACAACATCTGCAGCTGGCACTATCTCTaatgcgcacgcacacacacacacacacacacacacacacacacacacacacactaatatttggttaaatgctCTTAGAAAGTTGAATCTTGACAAGACAATTTTGgtagtttttattaaaaaaaaattactcaagGTCTCGTCAACCTGAGACTGTCTAATTAAGACACTTCTTATACTACTATGAAGTTTAGAAATATATACAATGAGATTACGCTAATGGTAATATTCCTGAAAAtataggataaaaaaaaaaagtgcagcatTATAAATTGGACAATTAAGTGAAAATAAT
This genomic interval from Oreochromis niloticus isolate F11D_XX linkage group LG5, O_niloticus_UMD_NMBU, whole genome shotgun sequence contains the following:
- the LOC102076118 gene encoding myelin-oligodendrocyte glycoprotein-like, translated to MNKDPLKTGDLSLTVNYPIQWNRDICTCTVYSGEGSILMKKRVKLKVRDCQVEVEEGVDSVQLPFKTTGDLPGDTKVEWRRIEPKTLMTVHIYQNGSDQSEEQNQDYRDRTKMNEDLLKTGDLSLTLKHPTERDSGRYRCGAYRRESNIWREKTVLLRVKGEFKSGIKEGRSSSADATHLIADQSV